One Streptomyces hundungensis DNA segment encodes these proteins:
- a CDS encoding diacylglycerol kinase, with protein MTSEITLFVNPTAGRGRGAHAAQPAASALRAAGFSVRTVLGQDADDALRRVREAVEGGTGALIAVGGDGMVNLALQAVAGTATPLGVVAAGTGNDFARALGLPIRDPARAGELAARALKGGHGTDVDLGRIGERWFATVLASGFDSKVNDRGNRMRWPGGRFKYDLAMLAELAAFKPIPYKITLDDGETREVEATLVAVGNASSYGGGMRICADADLTDGLFDVTVVGDCSRATLIKVFPRVYRGTHLGHPKVTTYRVASITLAADGVTGYADGERLGPLPLTAECVRGAVRVLAPLPAPGRKAVHSGLP; from the coding sequence GTGACCAGCGAGATCACCCTCTTCGTCAATCCCACCGCGGGACGCGGCCGGGGCGCGCACGCCGCGCAGCCGGCCGCTTCCGCGTTGCGGGCCGCAGGCTTCTCCGTACGCACCGTCCTCGGGCAGGACGCCGACGACGCCCTGCGCCGCGTGCGGGAGGCCGTCGAGGGGGGCACCGGGGCGCTCATCGCCGTCGGCGGTGACGGCATGGTCAACCTCGCGCTCCAGGCCGTCGCCGGCACCGCCACCCCGCTCGGCGTCGTCGCCGCGGGCACCGGCAACGACTTCGCCCGGGCGCTGGGCCTGCCGATACGCGACCCGGCCCGGGCCGGCGAACTCGCGGCCCGGGCCCTCAAGGGCGGCCACGGCACGGACGTCGATCTCGGCCGGATCGGCGAGCGCTGGTTCGCCACGGTCCTCGCCTCCGGCTTCGACTCCAAGGTCAACGACCGCGGCAACCGCATGCGATGGCCCGGCGGCCGCTTCAAGTACGACCTCGCGATGCTCGCCGAACTCGCCGCCTTCAAGCCCATCCCGTACAAGATCACCCTCGACGACGGCGAGACCCGTGAGGTCGAGGCGACTCTCGTCGCGGTCGGGAACGCCTCCTCCTACGGAGGAGGCATGCGCATCTGCGCCGACGCCGATCTCACCGACGGGCTCTTCGACGTCACCGTCGTCGGCGACTGCTCGCGCGCCACCCTCATCAAGGTCTTCCCGCGGGTCTACCGGGGCACCCACCTCGGCCACCCCAAGGTCACCACCTACCGTGTCGCCTCGATCACGCTCGCCGCCGACGGCGTCACGGGGTACGCCGACGGGGAACGGCTCGGTCCGCTCCCGCTCACCGCGGAGTGTGTGCGCGGCGCCGTACGGGTATTGGCACCCCTACCGGCACCCGGCCGGAAGGCCGTCCACAGCGGCCTCCCATAA